The region GTAGACTTCGTCTTTTAGATTTTTCCAAAGCTACTCCGTGATTgaagaacaattttcattccctATTCTTATTCCTATTTGTTTTCATTGTATAACAGGCTTTACCGAAGATCTGATTTACctaacttcttttttttatttctccctTCTTGTTCACGTGTTAAAACTTATTACGCACACACGTCGTCACGTTGCGTAATGAAGAAGAcggagtgaaaaaataaacgaaattaCCCACGTGCTTCAATTACGTAACGATATCAGTGACGAAACTCCGCGTGGTTCTGAACATACGCAGACAATGCGTGAATGTACGTACAGGGTCGATTTACAATCAGTAGGACAATGAATAAATCGTTGAGCGTTAATCTCACGATTGTATgtgatttaattattcttattataccGTCACCGTTAATCGCAGCTCAGCATTGCTCGTAGTGCGAAATGCTCGCAAAACTTATAACATGTGTGTTAACATCTATTGCATGTATGTACGCGTGCATCGGTACATGAGGGCTCGGTATTTTTGGCgcgttaaataaaatatccagGAAGTAACAGAGTCAAGACCTTGGTTCGACTTGGCAAGAGTCGGTGATGCGCGACCTGCTTCAGAGCTATTCGTTTTTACTCATTCACCGATCGGTATTCTTTTCGTGCTTTTACTACGACGTTTTCACTTTCTGGTTCCTTTTTTCAAAGTCTTGTCAAAATTTCGACACTCGTACAATTAACGCGTTACATTTACAAATTATCTCCGTGAATATAGTCCTTCAACAATGGACGTGTAAATTTCTCAAACTCAATATAGATGTCTGATTAAGGTGTATATCTCGTCGGTGAAAATTATACTCAAAATATTCTTGCCATTATTACAATTGATacgaaacaattttcgatGATTGAAGAGTGATGGAAATGATCGTAAAGCGTGAATACTTTTCGAAGCGTTTCAAAGCCGGCCATATTGGTTTTTATACCAGAAATCGAGCATTTCTCAATTGTGGTTGATCCAAGTTATTTCGCAATGTAAAATCCGAACGCGAAGTATCTTGCTACCGAATCACAGATGCAATTGTTAAAATATGTAGATAAAGGCCAATGAAAAATCATACCCGTTATATTCGGAAATATTTAGCCACTATTCGCCGCCAATTTCGGATTGTTTCAGCGGTCACCCTGCGATCAACGATTGCGTTTACATTGGCGGTGATCCAGATTCAAAGAGGagaactcattgtcagttcgTAGTCTACCGCTAGACTGTGGCTATTGACTCTGTCTCTTCGCAAGTCGTGGCTCCGGGTATTATCGCGTTAGGATTCGCGAAGTGAGTCAGTTGGCGGTAACGAGCCCCCGCGATAATCCGACTACCAGCATCGTCTCGTTATCTGCAGTGTGTAATTTGGTCTTCGTCATATCGCGAACAGACTGTTAACCGCAGCTGCTTGATTTCAAACAGGGATAAATACAGGAATCGACCGAAGCGATGGGTCGCACAAAGAAGAAGGTCTGCATCGTCGGGAGCGGAAATTGGTGAGCGATTTTGATCACTCGTTAgaatataacaataaataacaattttttttttcaagccgTATCCCCTTTTctcaatttgtttataaaacgCCCCCTTCTTCTTGCAATCAATAATTATCACCCTTCGATATTCACgttgtttttcttcatttgCATTCATTCTGTATTGCTTTTTCAGATAAACGTGCAagtgtgtataggtatacaaatGCACTTGTGAAGGTTATACCAAGGTGACGTTAATCTGTACCAAAGACGATGCACTTACTGCAAGTTGTTATGTATatgcaataattatttcagtGCTCGTTCACGGTTTACGATTATATTATTCAGAACTATCAATCATTCGTGTGAGGTCAGATTCGCAACTTCTAGAAAGAACCAACGGATACTATACGCGTATTTTCCCCCCTTTCATCGACCTATTTTTCCCTTGTCTGTAAATTGATCATCTGATCAATCTTAATCCATGCAGTACTCGCCGCATCATTATTCACTTGGTAATAAACTGCATAAGAGTCCCATTGCAGCAAGTCCACTTATAAACTCTGAACACTGCAGCAAAAAACTGCGTCCCCTGAATGCAAAGCATATATTATATCTACTTGTTGTGTGATGCATTCCTATAAAAAGCGCGGGAAAATTTATGTGCGCACTTACTACACGTGTGTGCAAAAAACAGCTATAACTCAACGTTTCCTAATTCGGTTGAAAATAACAGCAATTCCCTAAATTACCATTCCAATGGGAAACGGCTCCGATATGGAGGGCAAGGTCTAATTGTAATTGTACGGTTGCAGCATGATGTACACCTTGACTTTGAACCAGTTGAACAACTCACAAGTCCCTCTGCCAGATTCAGATAATCGGGTCAAGTTTGCGGCGCGATCATGGTCGATCTAATTGCGCAATACCGATCGACACTCGCCCATCTGACATTCGCACAGATCATGATAAATCACGATCCTGCGCTAACTCTCGATTTCTTTCTGATTCACCGCAAGATTAGCTTTTGCATTAAAATCATCAGTTTCCTCTACGATTGATctgcttcaattttttttttcaggggATCGGCCATCGCCAAAATCGTCGGAGCGAACACCGTCAAGTTCAACACCAAGTTCGAAGAGCGGGTCACGATGTACGTTTACGAGGAAATGATAAACGGGAAGAAACTTACCGAGATCATCAACGAGCAGCACGAAAACGTGAAGTACCTTCCGGGCCACAAACTTCCGGAGAACGTGGTGAGTAGATATAAATTGTTTGCACCACTCTTAGCAAGATTTCAAACATTGTAAACTTAATTGTCAAAGAGTATAATCAGCTCTAGATTCTACGTTTATTGTATCAACGTACATATAAAACAGTTTCGAATTAACAATTAGCGTGCGGTATATTTGCGCGTGATTAATCCGTGTAGTATGAATCAGTAGTCGGTTGTTGTGCGGACGTAAACTTTACCGGAAGGCATGCTCACTTTGTCGACTCCGCCGGGGAACAGTTTTGGAATATCTGCATCTTTTACCGTCGGAAGAATCATTACCTTGTCTCCAGGCTGAAGAAGGAAATGTCATTAAATAGCATGATTTCTATGAGACATTAATTACTTGACAGGTTTTACAGACGGGCAAGTCATGAGACTGTAAAAATTGGCATAACCGGATGAACTTGTCTGTgaaatgatgattttatgtTGATGATTTTAGATCTTGTGAATTCGTGAACtcgttttaatataattaagtCACTTACCACCCAGTTGGCTGGTGTTGCAATTTCTGGGATGCGATCGACCAGCTGGAGGGAATCAATGACTCTGAGAATTTCACtgtaacgaagaaagaaaaagtaggaaaatttggaaacaCATTTTGCAAGCTACTCGCAGCAAtgaagaataataaattgGGGTGAGGGTGGAAATCCAGGAAGATTAGGAAATAGAAATATCACAACATTGAACTTTCAAAGACACGAAGAtctattttataaaatttgcgaATGTATAAAGTCGGAGTACATAGAAAGCCGAAATGCAGAATTGCCAAATTGAATAGGAATTATAATAAACCAAAACATAGAACTGCCAGAATCCTGTCGATTTTATACTTCGGCTTCTTACACCTTATCGTTCTACATTCTAAGTTTTCTAGATTTTAACTTTTTGCATTAcaaaattctataaaatagATTGTCATGTTTTTCGGAATTCGATACTGTGATCCTTCTATTTTATAATACTTCTACATTTTCATCACCCACCTCGTCAAAATTCggacgatttaaaaaaattttaacgtgtTTCAGCTTGCTATATTCTTACTTATTCTGTCAATTCTACATTTTGGATTTAGATACTTTGACCGTGTTACATTGTTGCTTTTCCATACATCGACTTTCCCGATTTTAAAATCCCGCGATAGAATAGATTACcgctattttgaaaattcagtattttGACACTTCTATTCCCTGATCTTCCTACATCATTTCCCCCGTCCCAAATAATTCTGACAATTCTATATTTTACCTTGCTCTACTCTACCCTTATACATTTTCACTTTTCCAAACTTTGAACAGACTCCAACGGTCCCGGATATTCGCAATCGCAACCCTACCAATTTCTATAAATCGTTCTAAAAATCCTCACCTCTCTACCCGACAACTTCCAAATATCACGACGGCATCAGGATAACTTGAATTGCAATTGGTAAAAAATCTACTCACTCGACGTTGCGTCCAGTCGAAGTCGGGTAGATCATCGCCAGGCGAAGACGATGATCAGGGCTGATAACGTAAAGCGCTCTGACCGTCTGCGCAAAATCGGGATTCTTCCGGTTCTCCTCGTCGATCATGTCCAGCTGTACCGCGAGGGTGCGATCGGGATCGGATATGATGGGATAAGGAAAGTCCCCGGGGATGTCCTGGCAGTAGGACTTAATGTCGTTCACCCAGTCGACGTGGTCCTGGAGCTTGTCGCAGGAAAGTCCGAGCACTTTCGTGTTTCGCTTTGCGAATTCCGGCGCGTGAACCGCGATTCGTCCCAGCTCCGTTGTGCAAACCGGCGTGAAGTCAGCCGGGTGAGAAAACAGCACCACCCACCTGCCCGAACCATAAATTAGTCGTTTCCGGTGATGCAaagattaattttatttttttttaaaaacttttttactcTAGGATTTCGCTGTCTTGATTATTTCTTCTCTTACAAAGCTCGCACATTTTTCACGAATGAAGAAAGTTTTGACGACAAGTTTTTTGAAGAAGCTTTGGCCGAGCCAAACGGCGTAAAAGTTTACAAAAACGCGGTGGAAGGGATTTAAAAATTGCTCCATCATCTGCGCCAGCGTATAATTTCGATACAGTTGTAAATTGTTATACTCACGAGTTTCCCTGCCATTTGTAGAAATCTATCGGTCCCTGGGTGGTTTGGGCCTTGAAGTTGGGAATGACGGAGTTCAGCCTCATGTCTGTTATTTAActctcgtttttttcttgGATCAATCTTACGGAACTCTTTTTTCACTCTGAGAAATCGGTACGACGGTATTGGAAGTATGGCCGCGTTCTGCTCTCGGTAAAGACTGATACCGGCGGAATAGTTGCCCTCGGTTTTTATAGCTGGATATCATCTTGCAAAGTCGGCTTGTTTTCTCGAGGCCTTTGTCAATCACGTGATGGGTGTGTACGTAATGATTCAGGCTACAGGGACTGAAGGCGGGGGAAATGATAGAGTTACTCGACTCGCAGCCGTGTTGCAAGTGTCCCGGATTATTTTAGAATAATCAATCGGCCGTAGCGTCTCAATAAAAAGTTCGgaagaagcgaaaaaaaaaaacaatttagaAAATCTTCAGTAGTACTTTTTCTGCCAATGATTGTAAACGTGATGAAACAACATCTCTGGAATACG is a window of Neodiprion pinetum isolate iyNeoPine1 chromosome 4, iyNeoPine1.2, whole genome shotgun sequence DNA encoding:
- the LOC124217517 gene encoding peroxiredoxin-like protein, whose amino-acid sequence is MRLNSVIPNFKAQTTQGPIDFYKWQGNSWVVLFSHPADFTPVCTTELGRIAVHAPEFAKRNTKVLGLSCDKLQDHVDWVNDIKSYCQDIPGDFPYPIISDPDRTLAVQLDMIDEENRKNPDFAQTVRALYVISPDHRLRLAMIYPTSTGRNVDEILRVIDSLQLVDRIPEIATPANWVPGDKVMILPTVKDADIPKLFPGGVDKVSMPSGKVYVRTTTDY